The DNA region CGCTGCAAGAAGTTGACCGCGGGCGAAGTTCAGAGCCTAGAATGGGAGCAAGGGTTCCTGCCACCGCAAGGAGGCTATCGTGATCGAGCAAGTCATACTCGGCATCTTCCTTGTGCTGCCACTCGTGATCGTGGCTGCGCTGTTCTCCGACGAACTATGGCAGGAACATCGGCGCCAGCATCCGCGCGATGAAAACGCACCGCATATCGACTGGAAGCATCCGTGGCGCCGCGTGCGGCGCGGGCACTGAGTCGATCGCCGTCCCCGCAGTGCTGCCGTCCGGGCGGGCCGCCCCGGCGGGTCGCCCCGAACGGTGCCGACTTCCGCTACGAACCGATTCCCGCTCAACCAGCGAGACGCCGACGTGAACGACAAACCTGCCCTCCCTCCGCACGATATCCCCGGTGAAGCGATCGACCTGCAGATCGCCGACGTGCTGGCCGCCGTCCGCTACCCCGCGAACAAGGATGCGATCGTCGACGCCGCGCGCGATGCCGGCGCGAGCAACGAAGTGCTGTCGATGCTCGACGGCCTGCCCGAACAGGACTACGCGGACGTCAATGCCGTCACGCGCTGGGTCGCCGGCAACTTCGGCCCCGGCCTCGGTGTTTGAGCGCGCGCCAATAACGAGATAGGATCGGGCCGCACCGATCGCATCGCGGCCGGATGCACGCCGCCCGGCGCCAAGACCGGGCGTTTCCGCACGAGCGCCCGGGGGAGTCCATGGAAGGTATCCTGATCCAGCATACGACGCGTCGTCAGCTGTGGTTCGGCGCGCTCACGGCACTGGTGATCGTGCTCGCGCTCGGGATCGCCGCGCCACACGCGAACGTCGCGCTGCCGGCCGTCGAGCCGTTCATGCCGATGTGCGCGCTGACCGTGTTCACCACCGCGAGCATCGCCGCATTCTTCCTTGGCGCGCAGTTCACCGTGACGCGCCAGCCCGTGCTCGGCGCGCTCGGCGGCGCCTATGCGTTCACCGCACTCGCCGTCGCGCTGCAGCTGCTGACCTTTCCCGGCGTGTTCGCGCCGCATGGGCTGTTCGGCGCACAACCGCAAAGCGCCGCGTGGATGTGGATCTTCTGGCACGCGGGCTTCCCTGGTTTCGTCATGGTCGCGCTGCTCGCGCGTGCTCGGCTGGCGCGCGCGCCGATCGGCGCTCGGCAGACGCGCTGGTGGACGCTCGCGCTGGTCGGCGGGCCCGCTGTCACCGCCGGCGTGCTGTGCCTGTTCGCGCTGAACGTGTCGCTGCCGCCTGCGTTTCGTCCGCCGGGCAATGCGGCCGTGCTGCCCGTCAACGGCGTCGCGCTCGTCGTGTGGACACTCAATGCGCTGGCGCTCGTCGCGGTGCTGGTCTCCGGCCGGCTGCGCACGACCCTCGACCTCTGGCTCGCGATCGCGGTGCTCGCGTGCCTGACCGATACGACGCTGAACCTGTTGAGCACCCATCGTTTCACGATCGGCTGGTATCTCGCGCGCGTGTTCAGCATGTTCACGCCGGGCATACTCGTGTGCGTGCTCGCCTGGGAAGTGACGATGCTGTATCAGCGGCTGTTCGAGGCGCACACGATGCTCATCCGTTCGTCCGCACGCGACGGGCTGACGGGCGCGTTCAACCGCAGCCACTTCAACGATCACTTTCACACGCTGTTCCTGCAGGCGCGGCGAC from Burkholderia ambifaria AMMD includes:
- a CDS encoding GGDEF domain-containing protein — protein: MEGILIQHTTRRQLWFGALTALVIVLALGIAAPHANVALPAVEPFMPMCALTVFTTASIAAFFLGAQFTVTRQPVLGALGGAYAFTALAVALQLLTFPGVFAPHGLFGAQPQSAAWMWIFWHAGFPGFVMVALLARARLARAPIGARQTRWWTLALVGGPAVTAGVLCLFALNVSLPPAFRPPGNAAVLPVNGVALVVWTLNALALVAVLVSGRLRTTLDLWLAIAVLACLTDTTLNLLSTHRFTIGWYLARVFSMFTPGILVCVLAWEVTMLYQRLFEAHTMLIRSSARDGLTGAFNRSHFNDHFHTLFLQARRQGEPLSLLMVDVDHFKAYNDAFGHVKGDACLIAVANALAGAVRRPADIVARYGGEEFAIVLPNTGARGARLVAEEAREAVLRLDLAMPSSPAGRVSVSVGCATVSAAELSTPDALVEAADAALYRAKDGGRNRVVAA
- a CDS encoding DUF2795 domain-containing protein — encoded protein: MNDKPALPPHDIPGEAIDLQIADVLAAVRYPANKDAIVDAARDAGASNEVLSMLDGLPEQDYADVNAVTRWVAGNFGPGLGV